Below is a genomic region from Staphylococcus carnosus.
TATTTAACGAAATTTATTGCAGTATCTATCGCATGTGGTTTCTTCTTATTCATGTTCGGCGGTGTAGCACAAGATTTCATTTACGCTATTATCGCTGGTGCTGGCGCTTATCTGACTTTTGATTACGTACAGCGTTTTATACAAATTAAATTTTTCTCTGAGTTTATTAGTGCCATTGTAGTTATCGGCGTTGCTGCTGTGACCCATAAACTTGGATTGTCAGTAAATCAAGATATTATCACCATCGCTGGTGTCATGCCGCTAGTTCCAGGTATTTTGATAACAAACGCCATCAGGGACTTGATGGCCGGCGAACTGCTTGCGGGAATGTCACGCGGTATGGAAGCTGCTTTAACTGCATTTGCAATCGGAGCAGGTGTAGCAATTATCTTACTCTTCTTTTAGAAAGGCGTGCTTAAAAAAATGTTTTCACAATATATCTTTCAATTTTTGATCAGTTTTTGTTCAACATTGCTGTTCTCAATACTTTTTAATGCGCCGCGTAAATTGCTGCCTGCTTGCGGCTTCGTTGGAGCAATGGGTTGGATTATTTATGTCATTGCAATGGATATGAATACTGGTAAAGTTGCAGCATCATTTCTCGGTAGCTTTATTTTAGCTATTATGAGTCATACAATGAGCAAACGTTATTTCCAACCTGTAATTATCTTTATCGTACCTGGTATTATTCCGCTCGTTCCAGGAGGAGCAGCATACGAAGCAACACGATTCTTAGTTACGAATCAATATACACATGCTGTAAATACCTTTTTAGAAGTAACATTGATATCAGGTGCCATCGCTTTCGGCATTTTATGTGCTGAAATCGCTTATCACACATACAATCGTATTAGAGCGAATTATGGTAAAATGAAAGGCAAGTCATATCATAAGCAATTTAATATGAACAATAGAAGTTAAGGGGTGCATAAAAGTGAAAGAAGAATTAATCGACAGACTTAAACGTTATGCCGAGATTGATACACAATCTGACCCAGATTCAGAATCTACACCTTCTACAGAGAAACAGCGGGATTTATTGAATCTACTTAAACAAGAGTTAGAAGAATTAGGGTTGCAAACAGACATAGATGACAACGGTTATTTATTTGCAACGTTGGAAAGCAACATTGCTAATGAAGTACCGACAGTCGGCTTCTTAGCACACGTAGACACTTCACATGATTTCAATGCTTCAAATGTAAAACCGCAAATCATTGAAAATTACGATGGTAAA
It encodes:
- a CDS encoding threonine/serine exporter family protein, with translation MFSQYIFQFLISFCSTLLFSILFNAPRKLLPACGFVGAMGWIIYVIAMDMNTGKVAASFLGSFILAIMSHTMSKRYFQPVIIFIVPGIIPLVPGGAAYEATRFLVTNQYTHAVNTFLEVTLISGAIAFGILCAEIAYHTYNRIRANYGKMKGKSYHKQFNMNNRS
- a CDS encoding threonine/serine exporter family protein → MTAGKILLESGAETYRVEDTMSRIAYSYGLDNTNSFVSNTAIIFSLNDRTNTRLIRVRDRTTDLEKIALANNISRKIAKKQLSIDEAKSELIHLEHASLQYSYLTKFIAVSIACGFFLFMFGGVAQDFIYAIIAGAGAYLTFDYVQRFIQIKFFSEFISAIVVIGVAAVTHKLGLSVNQDIITIAGVMPLVPGILITNAIRDLMAGELLAGMSRGMEAALTAFAIGAGVAIILLFF